One Candidatus Limnocylindrales bacterium genomic window carries:
- a CDS encoding VWA domain-containing protein, with translation MEERIIEFAGLLRRSGVRVSTAETLDALRAVHLSGLADRGYFKNALRAAMVKRTTDVAVYDELFDVFFSGVGDLVRANAAASTPAEGLTEEQLRDMLERLAQMLQSGELDISDLAKALALQDSGEIERMLRELMESGKLPRMESNYVPPGVGKQMLDMIGAGELQSDFDRILERMREEGADDGELDQMRKYLERRGKDLNDLLKGLLRLDKEQQHRAEEREKDRERLLEKSFYYLSPTEIKQMRDAVAALARRLKNVMAVRYKHAKRGRLDVKGTLRRSMEFGGVPFRIRFDDRRRERPQVIILCDVSDSVRNVSRFMLQFVHSLQDMYSRVRSYVFVADIAEVTRLFKDNDIQTAIHKAINGDVVNVYAHSDFGRAFTQFHRDHIEAIDSRTTVIVLGDARNNYNAPQDWVLRDVQERAKQVIWLNPENKSTWGFGDSEMNLYGKHCNVVEECRNLRQLYKVVDILITS, from the coding sequence TTGGAAGAACGCATCATCGAGTTCGCGGGCCTGCTGCGGCGCAGCGGCGTGCGCGTCTCCACCGCCGAGACGCTGGATGCGCTGCGTGCCGTGCACCTGTCGGGCCTTGCCGATCGCGGCTACTTCAAGAACGCGCTGCGCGCGGCGATGGTCAAGCGCACCACGGACGTCGCGGTCTACGATGAGCTTTTCGACGTCTTCTTCTCGGGCGTCGGCGATCTCGTGCGCGCCAACGCAGCAGCCTCGACGCCGGCCGAAGGTCTGACCGAGGAACAGCTTCGCGACATGCTCGAGCGCCTGGCGCAGATGCTGCAGAGCGGCGAGCTCGACATTTCCGACCTCGCCAAGGCGCTGGCGCTGCAGGACTCCGGCGAGATCGAGCGCATGCTGCGCGAGCTCATGGAGTCGGGAAAGCTGCCGCGGATGGAGAGCAACTACGTGCCGCCGGGTGTGGGCAAGCAGATGCTCGACATGATCGGGGCAGGGGAGCTGCAGTCGGACTTCGACCGCATCCTGGAGCGCATGCGAGAGGAGGGCGCCGACGATGGCGAGCTCGACCAGATGCGCAAGTACCTGGAGCGGCGCGGAAAGGACCTGAACGACCTGCTCAAGGGCCTGCTTCGCCTGGACAAGGAGCAGCAGCACCGCGCCGAGGAGCGCGAGAAGGACCGCGAGCGGCTGCTGGAGAAGAGCTTCTACTATCTGTCTCCCACCGAGATCAAGCAGATGCGCGACGCGGTGGCGGCGCTGGCGCGACGCCTCAAGAACGTCATGGCGGTGCGCTACAAGCACGCCAAGCGCGGGCGCCTCGACGTCAAGGGAACCCTGCGGCGGTCGATGGAGTTCGGCGGCGTCCCGTTCCGCATCCGCTTCGACGACCGGCGCCGCGAGCGGCCGCAGGTCATCATCCTGTGCGACGTCTCCGACTCGGTGCGCAACGTCTCACGCTTCATGCTGCAGTTCGTGCATTCGCTGCAGGACATGTACTCGCGCGTGCGCAGCTACGTTTTCGTCGCCGACATCGCCGAAGTCACGCGCCTGTTCAAGGACAACGACATCCAGACCGCGATCCACAAGGCGATCAACGGAGACGTCGTCAACGTCTACGCGCACTCCGATTTCGGGCGCGCGTTCACGCAGTTCCATCGTGACCACATCGAAGCCATCGACAGCCGCACCACCGTCATCGTGCTCGGCGATGCACGCAACAACTACAATGCGCCCCAGGACTGGGTGCTGCGCGACGTGCAGGAGAGGGCCAAGCAGGTCATCTGGCTGAACCCCGAGAACAAGTCCACGTGGGGCTTCGGCGACAGCGAGATGAATCTTTACGGCAAGCACTGCAACGTGGTCGAAGAGTGCCGCAATCTGCGCCAACTATACAAGGTAGTGGACATCCTGATCACGAGCTGA
- a CDS encoding Na+/H+ antiporter subunit E: MILRIGYALRYLSIFLRALIKANIDVARVVLTPGMNFRPGFLCVPMKAETDFEITVLANSITLTPGTITVHVARSQREIIIHALDLGDDPQAVRDDVMQTLEANILAFTRPRRSAAEERERA, translated from the coding sequence GTGATCCTGCGCATCGGGTACGCGCTGCGCTACCTGTCGATCTTCCTGCGCGCGCTGATCAAGGCGAACATCGACGTGGCCAGGGTCGTGCTGACGCCCGGCATGAATTTCCGCCCCGGCTTCCTGTGCGTGCCGATGAAGGCCGAAACCGACTTCGAGATCACCGTTCTCGCCAACTCGATCACCTTGACGCCGGGGACGATCACGGTCCACGTGGCGCGATCGCAGCGCGAGATCATCATCCATGCGCTCGACCTGGGCGACGACCCGCAAGCGGTCCGCGACGACGTCATGCAGACGCTGGAGGCCAACATCCTGGCGTTCACGCGGCCTCGCCGCAGCGCAGCCGAGGAGCGCGAACGGGCATGA
- a CDS encoding NADH-quinone oxidoreductase subunit K, whose protein sequence is MELVMALLISVMFGAGTYTILRPSLIRIVMGFGLYGNAVNLLLITCGGYSLQLQAPFAGDGADPSRLMDPLPPDIILTAIVINFAVTAFLLVLCYCVYRDCGSDDPSQIRTQPEPR, encoded by the coding sequence ATGGAGCTGGTCATGGCGCTGCTGATCTCGGTGATGTTCGGCGCGGGGACGTACACGATCCTGCGTCCGAGCCTGATCCGCATCGTCATGGGGTTCGGGCTGTATGGAAACGCCGTCAACCTGCTGCTGATCACCTGCGGCGGCTATTCCTTGCAGCTGCAGGCTCCATTCGCCGGCGACGGCGCCGACCCTTCACGGCTGATGGATCCCCTGCCGCCCGACATCATCCTGACCGCCATCGTGATCAATTTCGCCGTCACCGCGTTCCTGCTGGTGCTCTGCTACTGCGTCTACCGGGACTGCGGCAGCGACGACCCCTCGCAGATCAGGACGCAGCCGGAGCCGCGGTGA
- a CDS encoding MnhB domain-containing protein, protein MSQLGSPVLRTVARFAVPLSVLVSIRIFLQGHDLPGGGFIAGVLAAAAGAIHLLAFGAEGARRYPWWRLAVIGLLVSLGTGAASWLRGGAFMDHTIWDFHAPLLGHVHLPTATFFDLGVYLIVLGTLMTFFLELAEES, encoded by the coding sequence GTGAGCCAGCTCGGGTCGCCGGTGCTGCGCACGGTGGCGCGCTTTGCCGTGCCGCTGTCCGTGCTCGTCTCGATCCGGATCTTCCTGCAGGGGCACGACCTGCCCGGCGGCGGCTTCATCGCCGGCGTCCTGGCCGCTGCCGCCGGCGCCATTCATCTGCTCGCGTTCGGAGCCGAAGGCGCGCGGCGATACCCGTGGTGGCGCCTGGCCGTCATCGGCCTGCTCGTGTCGCTCGGCACCGGCGCCGCCTCCTGGCTGCGCGGCGGCGCGTTCATGGACCACACGATCTGGGACTTTCACGCGCCGCTGCTCGGACACGTGCACCTTCCCACGGCAACGTTCTTCGATCTGGGCGTCTATCTGATCGTGCTCGGCACGCTCATGACGTTCTTCCTGGAGCTGGCGGAGGAATCCTGA
- a CDS encoding hemolysin family protein, with translation MRLPQPEAAEDDRTHSVRGHTILGEIIIILALILTNGVFAGAEIAIVSLRRTRLQQLVDLGRGGAAALESLRENPERFLATVQVGITVVGTAAAAFGGSTIAAELSPVLATVSWIGERADTVAFAIVVAVISFLSLVLGELVPKSLALRSGEAYALLMAKPLLALSWLARPAVWLLTATSNLVLRPFSDRTDFMETRVSTEELQQMVEEAAETGALHEHASEIASRALEFDKLTLAEVIVPRNRIDALDIDATSEDIRKFLLERRRSRIPVYEGDLDNVVGYVSVKDVLGVMSRGNTIVLRELLRAVKAFPETVPAIEVLLYMRDDNQRIAIAVDEHGLLSGLVTFEDLVDELVGEVFEQEGMQPALVELGDGSVSVRGDFPIRDINREMDLELEESDGVTTIGGLCNKLASGMPNRGARLAAGHGVTLVVQDATPRAVRRVRIIPPEAEEETAEEETDNT, from the coding sequence CTGCGCCTGCCGCAACCGGAAGCAGCGGAAGACGATCGGACCCACTCGGTAAGAGGCCACACCATACTCGGCGAAATCATCATCATCCTGGCCCTCATCCTGACCAACGGCGTCTTTGCCGGGGCCGAAATCGCCATCGTCTCGCTGCGCCGCACGCGCCTGCAGCAGCTCGTCGACCTCGGGCGCGGCGGGGCCGCGGCCCTCGAATCCCTGCGGGAGAATCCCGAGCGCTTCCTGGCCACCGTTCAGGTGGGCATTACCGTGGTGGGCACGGCCGCCGCCGCTTTCGGCGGCTCGACCATCGCCGCCGAGCTGTCGCCGGTGCTGGCCACCGTTTCCTGGATCGGCGAGCGCGCCGACACCGTCGCGTTCGCGATCGTGGTCGCCGTCATCTCGTTCCTGTCGCTGGTGCTGGGGGAGCTGGTGCCGAAGTCCCTGGCGCTGCGCAGCGGCGAAGCCTACGCGCTGCTGATGGCCAAGCCGCTGCTGGCGCTGTCGTGGCTGGCTCGCCCGGCGGTCTGGCTGCTGACGGCTACCTCGAACCTCGTGCTGCGGCCGTTCTCCGATCGCACCGACTTCATGGAGACCCGCGTCTCGACCGAGGAGCTGCAGCAGATGGTGGAGGAGGCCGCCGAAACGGGCGCCCTCCACGAGCACGCCAGCGAGATTGCCTCGCGTGCGCTGGAATTCGACAAGCTGACGCTGGCGGAGGTCATCGTGCCGCGCAACCGCATCGATGCCCTGGACATCGATGCGACATCCGAGGACATCCGCAAGTTCCTCCTGGAGCGCCGGCGCTCGCGCATCCCGGTGTATGAAGGCGACCTCGACAACGTCGTCGGCTACGTCAGCGTCAAGGACGTGCTCGGCGTCATGTCGCGCGGCAACACCATCGTGCTGCGCGAGCTGCTGCGGGCGGTCAAGGCCTTTCCCGAGACGGTGCCGGCCATCGAGGTGTTGCTGTACATGCGCGACGACAATCAGCGCATCGCCATTGCCGTCGACGAGCACGGGCTGCTCTCGGGGCTGGTCACCTTCGAGGATCTGGTCGATGAGCTCGTCGGCGAGGTCTTCGAGCAGGAAGGCATGCAGCCGGCGCTGGTCGAGCTCGGCGACGGCTCGGTCAGCGTGCGCGGCGACTTTCCGATCCGCGACATCAATCGAGAGATGGATCTGGAGCTCGAGGAAAGCGACGGTGTCACCACGATCGGCGGCCTGTGCAACAAGCTCGCGAGCGGAATGCCCAATCGCGGCGCGCGCCTGGCGGCCGGCCACGGCGTGACGCTCGTCGTCCAGGATGCGACGCCGCGCGCGGTTCGGCGCGTGCGCATCATTCCGCCCGAAGCCGAGGAAGAGACGGCCGAAGAGGAGACCGACAACACCTGA
- the mbhE gene encoding hydrogen gas-evolving membrane-bound hydrogenase subunit E: protein MDSSLALALTVGLPAMTAAVQLLLARHVGRFGAWAMFAAAVSAFGLCLGLFQSEEVAAFSVPWIAELGIFFSLRADRFGLFFAMLVSGVGALVAAYSFAYVADLPPARLGRFYAALTAFMTAMLGLAVSDDLLTLALFWEATSVTSWMLIGFWYEDDNARRGANVALQVTALGGLVMLVGFLVLGGAAGTFSLHQLATHAPAAAALQTSGWIDAALALILVGVLTKSAQVPFHFWLPGAMVAPTPVSTYLHAATMVKAGIFLLGRLWPIFADSPLWMPVLTAVGLATFLVGAWQALQQDDLKALLARTTVSALGMFTMMYGLGLAAQDSLQLLAHATYKGCLFLCAGVIEHHTGTRDLRLLGGLRRELPITFVAAFVGVLGICGLPPAIGFHSKELLYGGLLETHALPEGFRMAIVGAAVIGNALLAAAGLRLLVGSFLGERAARGHGAPHGSHGASDGANALHDAHHDVAGAHGERALLWAPPLVLSVLSVALFALSATPVTEHLLRATSSTTAEPVHVALTALHAGPLALSVATLVLALAIYAGRDAIVARVVGAADVPFSQRLWESGVKKLLVFGDAFSQRWQNGSLHWYFSATLLFAAALPLLALSRTDLAEDAVAISLANVDPYGVVVCLMAATASIAVATAKTRLAAAIALTAVGFLVAAIFVVYRSPDIVLTQILIETVSTILVLLVLFRMPPFRPEPIAPQRRAWNLLVSVAVSVSVFATLLLASSPSLRSARTIATEYLTRSLPEAGGTNVVNVIIVDFRALDTTGEITVLVVVALCVWGVLHSRRSAA, encoded by the coding sequence ATGGATTCGTCGCTGGCTCTTGCGCTGACCGTGGGATTGCCCGCGATGACGGCCGCCGTGCAGTTGCTGCTCGCGCGCCACGTCGGTCGCTTCGGCGCGTGGGCCATGTTCGCGGCGGCGGTATCGGCGTTCGGGCTGTGCCTGGGCCTCTTCCAGTCCGAGGAAGTCGCAGCGTTTTCCGTGCCGTGGATCGCCGAGCTGGGAATCTTCTTCAGCTTGCGCGCCGACCGCTTCGGTCTGTTCTTCGCGATGCTGGTCTCCGGCGTGGGCGCGCTGGTGGCGGCGTATTCCTTCGCCTACGTCGCCGATCTGCCGCCGGCGCGGCTGGGCCGCTTCTACGCGGCGCTGACGGCCTTCATGACGGCCATGCTCGGTCTGGCCGTCTCCGACGACCTCCTGACTCTGGCGCTGTTCTGGGAAGCCACAAGCGTCACGTCCTGGATGCTGATCGGCTTCTGGTACGAGGACGACAACGCGCGCCGCGGCGCCAATGTGGCGCTGCAGGTCACCGCGCTGGGCGGCCTGGTGATGCTGGTCGGCTTCCTGGTCCTCGGCGGCGCGGCCGGCACGTTCTCGCTCCACCAGCTGGCCACGCACGCGCCGGCAGCGGCAGCGCTGCAGACGTCGGGATGGATCGATGCGGCCCTGGCGCTGATCCTGGTCGGCGTGCTCACCAAGTCGGCGCAGGTGCCGTTCCACTTCTGGCTGCCTGGGGCGATGGTCGCTCCCACGCCGGTCTCGACCTACCTGCATGCGGCAACCATGGTCAAGGCCGGCATCTTCCTGCTCGGCCGGCTCTGGCCCATCTTCGCCGACTCGCCCCTGTGGATGCCGGTGCTGACCGCCGTCGGGCTTGCGACGTTTCTCGTCGGTGCCTGGCAGGCGCTGCAGCAGGACGATCTGAAGGCCCTGCTCGCCCGCACCACCGTCTCGGCCCTCGGCATGTTCACCATGATGTACGGGCTCGGCCTGGCGGCGCAGGACTCGCTGCAACTGCTGGCCCACGCCACGTACAAGGGCTGCCTGTTCCTTTGCGCCGGCGTCATCGAGCACCACACCGGCACTCGCGATCTTCGACTGCTCGGCGGGCTGCGACGCGAGCTGCCGATCACCTTCGTCGCCGCTTTCGTCGGCGTGCTGGGCATCTGCGGGCTGCCGCCTGCCATCGGCTTCCATTCCAAGGAGTTGCTCTACGGCGGGTTGCTGGAGACGCACGCGCTCCCGGAAGGTTTTCGCATGGCGATCGTTGGAGCCGCCGTGATCGGGAATGCGTTGCTGGCCGCTGCCGGGCTGCGGTTGCTGGTCGGCAGCTTTCTCGGTGAGCGCGCCGCTCGCGGCCACGGCGCGCCTCACGGCAGCCACGGCGCCAGCGACGGCGCCAACGCCCTTCACGACGCACACCACGATGTTGCCGGCGCGCACGGCGAGCGTGCGCTTCTGTGGGCGCCGCCGCTGGTGCTGAGCGTGCTCTCGGTGGCGCTGTTCGCGCTCAGCGCCACGCCGGTTACCGAGCATCTGCTGCGCGCGACCTCCTCGACCACGGCCGAGCCCGTGCACGTGGCGCTGACTGCGCTGCACGCGGGGCCGCTGGCGCTGTCGGTGGCGACGCTGGTGCTGGCGCTGGCGATCTACGCCGGGCGCGACGCCATCGTCGCCCGCGTCGTCGGCGCCGCCGACGTGCCCTTCTCTCAGCGCCTGTGGGAGAGCGGCGTCAAGAAGCTTCTCGTCTTCGGAGACGCGTTCTCGCAGCGATGGCAGAACGGCTCGCTGCACTGGTACTTTTCGGCCACCCTGCTCTTCGCCGCCGCGCTGCCGCTGCTGGCGCTGAGCCGGACCGATCTCGCCGAGGACGCGGTGGCAATCTCGCTCGCCAACGTCGACCCCTATGGCGTGGTCGTGTGCCTGATGGCCGCGACGGCATCGATCGCCGTGGCCACCGCAAAGACGCGCCTGGCCGCGGCCATCGCGCTGACGGCCGTCGGCTTTCTGGTTGCCGCGATCTTCGTGGTGTACCGCTCGCCCGACATCGTGCTGACGCAGATCCTCATCGAGACCGTCTCGACCATCCTGGTGCTGCTCGTGCTGTTTCGCATGCCGCCGTTCCGCCCCGAGCCGATCGCGCCGCAGCGACGCGCGTGGAACCTCCTGGTGTCGGTGGCCGTGAGCGTGTCGGTGTTCGCGACGCTGCTGCTCGCCAGCAGCCCCTCGCTGCGCAGCGCCCGCACGATCGCCACCGAGTACCTCACGCGCAGCCTGCCCGAGGCCGGCGGCACCAACGTCGTCAACGTCATCATCGTCGACTTCCGCGCGCTCGACACCACGGGCGAGATCACGGTGCTCGTGGTCGTGGCACTGTGCGTGTGGGGCGTGCTGCACTCGCGCCGGAGCGCCGCGTGA
- a CDS encoding tetratricopeptide repeat protein: MAASDRFDRKELKEPDPFFEAFGSARQYVDRNRTQVFGSAAAIVAVIALIAGVTGYLSSSRSSAATDFNSAVSNLEFDSPSAADASLSRVGDRANAGPYASLAVLYRANLAADGGRYDEAIKLYDEFIPNAETDYLEQIGLMGKAYALEQAGRPAEAAPVLDRAAEIEGPYRKAALNDRARIAEKAGDKAAAIAALQKLLEIEGSGAPGAAIERRIEALKAS, encoded by the coding sequence ATGGCTGCATCCGACAGGTTCGATCGCAAGGAGCTCAAGGAGCCCGATCCGTTCTTCGAGGCGTTTGGGTCGGCCCGCCAGTACGTCGACAGGAACCGCACGCAGGTCTTCGGAAGCGCGGCCGCGATCGTGGCCGTCATCGCGCTGATCGCCGGCGTCACCGGCTACCTCTCCTCGTCGCGCTCGAGCGCAGCCACCGACTTCAACAGCGCCGTCTCCAACCTGGAGTTCGATTCGCCGAGCGCCGCCGATGCCAGCCTGAGCCGCGTCGGCGACCGCGCCAATGCGGGGCCGTACGCATCGCTGGCCGTTCTCTATCGCGCCAACCTCGCCGCCGACGGCGGGCGCTACGACGAAGCGATCAAGCTCTACGACGAGTTCATCCCCAACGCCGAAACGGACTACCTCGAGCAGATCGGGCTGATGGGCAAGGCCTACGCGCTGGAGCAGGCGGGCAGGCCAGCCGAAGCGGCGCCGGTGCTCGATCGTGCGGCCGAGATCGAAGGCCCCTATCGCAAGGCGGCGCTCAACGACCGCGCGCGGATCGCCGAGAAGGCGGGCGACAAGGCCGCGGCCATCGCGGCACTGCAGAAGCTCCTGGAGATCGAAGGATCCGGAGCCCCCGGCGCCGCCATCGAACGCCGCATCGAAGCGCTCAAAGCCAGCTGA
- a CDS encoding bifunctional nuclease family protein, with protein sequence MNAKEDLVRMTVGGVTLDPLTKTPIVVLKDDKDEVTLPIWIGLLEATSMATELEGVKMARPMTHDLLKRVVEEVGATVERIVVTELKDNTFYASIDLHIAGRRHTLDSRPSDAISLALRTQSPIFVARAVIEASRASDEAEGEPETPVTQDLSEVAPEEWDEILEKLDPSDFKYKM encoded by the coding sequence GTGAACGCCAAGGAAGACCTGGTCCGCATGACGGTGGGGGGCGTGACGCTCGATCCGCTCACCAAGACTCCGATCGTGGTGCTCAAGGACGACAAGGACGAGGTGACGCTGCCGATCTGGATCGGTCTTCTCGAAGCCACCTCGATGGCCACCGAGCTGGAGGGCGTCAAGATGGCACGGCCGATGACGCACGATCTCCTCAAGCGGGTCGTCGAGGAGGTGGGGGCCACCGTCGAGCGCATCGTCGTCACCGAGCTCAAGGACAACACGTTCTACGCTTCGATCGACCTGCATATCGCGGGTCGGCGCCATACGCTGGACTCGCGCCCGAGCGACGCGATCTCGCTGGCGCTGCGCACGCAGAGCCCCATCTTCGTGGCCCGCGCCGTCATCGAGGCCTCGCGTGCCAGCGACGAGGCCGAAGGCGAGCCGGAGACTCCGGTGACTCAGGACCTCTCGGAGGTCGCACCCGAGGAATGGGACGAGATCCTCGAAAAGCTCGATCCCAGCGACTTCAAGTACAAGATGTAG
- the mnhG gene encoding monovalent cation/H(+) antiporter subunit G, with the protein MGAAVVEILTALCLIGGTFFTVVACVGLVRLPDIYCRMHAAGKAGTLGVALMILAVAIWFAAAEPGTAVRALLAILFQFFTTPAATHVLSRAAYLTGYPRCELTIVDELRSHFPAHPFPTRGEE; encoded by the coding sequence ATGGGCGCCGCCGTGGTGGAGATCCTGACGGCGCTGTGCCTGATCGGCGGCACCTTCTTCACCGTGGTGGCGTGCGTGGGGCTGGTGCGCCTGCCCGACATCTATTGCCGCATGCACGCTGCCGGCAAGGCCGGCACGCTCGGCGTTGCGCTGATGATCCTGGCCGTGGCGATCTGGTTCGCTGCCGCCGAGCCCGGCACCGCCGTGCGGGCGCTGCTGGCGATCCTTTTCCAGTTCTTCACCACGCCGGCCGCCACGCACGTGCTGTCGCGCGCCGCCTATCTCACCGGCTATCCCCGCTGCGAGCTCACCATCGTCGACGAGCTGCGCTCACACTTTCCTGCCCATCCCTTCCCTACGCGCGGCGAGGAGTGA
- a CDS encoding proton-conducting transporter membrane subunit produces MNELILPLLVPFVTALVLALLRGHHALERVLAILSTGGLALFAAWLLVTVDRSGPAAMFVGGWPAPYGIVFVADRLSALFLFVSLAVATAVLVYSLFSLDELRQNHFFHPFFQFTLLGVNWAFLTGDLFNLFVAYEVMLIGSYGAMSVGGTRDQVRETMKYLAINSIGSACFVIGIGLVYATTSALNMADIAVRSQELAGPQAAVLTAGSMFLLIVFLMKAAAFPVTFWLPDSYPVVPPGVIGYFGGLLTKVGVYSLLRVFVLVLRQPGHELALEILLFLSGLTMFLGVVGAMCQWEMRRLLSWHIISQVGYMIMGIGMAVTGRVAELALAGTILHVVHNMLVKSSLFLVGGILERIAGSQRLLKLGGLLDAAPWAAATFLLAALSLAGIPPFSGFLSKVVLLQAGVAGNHWVVVSVSVLTSFLTLYSMAKIWTWAFWRGDPGELPRSRAPWPMLPPVLALVLLSVAIGVGATPALRFAGGAARDLLDSTAYVNAVFPDRHPVLAAVEEAP; encoded by the coding sequence GTGAACGAGCTGATCCTGCCGCTGCTGGTTCCGTTCGTGACGGCGCTCGTGCTGGCGCTCCTGCGCGGCCACCATGCACTGGAGCGCGTGCTCGCCATCCTCTCGACCGGCGGCCTGGCGCTGTTCGCCGCCTGGCTGCTGGTGACGGTGGATCGCAGCGGCCCTGCGGCGATGTTCGTCGGGGGCTGGCCGGCGCCCTACGGCATCGTCTTCGTCGCAGACCGGCTCTCGGCGCTGTTCCTGTTCGTGTCGCTGGCGGTGGCAACCGCGGTGCTCGTCTACAGCCTCTTCAGCCTGGACGAGCTGCGGCAGAACCACTTCTTCCATCCCTTCTTCCAGTTCACGCTGCTCGGCGTGAACTGGGCATTCCTGACAGGCGACCTCTTCAACCTGTTCGTCGCCTACGAGGTGATGCTGATCGGGTCCTACGGCGCCATGTCGGTAGGCGGCACGCGCGACCAGGTTCGCGAGACGATGAAGTACCTGGCCATCAACAGCATCGGCTCGGCCTGCTTCGTTATCGGCATCGGCCTGGTCTACGCGACCACCAGTGCGCTGAACATGGCCGACATCGCTGTTCGCAGTCAGGAGCTGGCCGGACCGCAGGCGGCGGTGCTGACGGCGGGTTCGATGTTCCTGCTCATCGTGTTCCTGATGAAGGCCGCCGCGTTCCCGGTGACGTTCTGGCTGCCCGACTCCTACCCGGTCGTGCCGCCGGGCGTGATCGGATACTTCGGCGGGCTGCTCACCAAGGTCGGCGTCTACTCTCTTCTGCGCGTGTTCGTGCTGGTGCTGCGCCAGCCCGGCCACGAGCTGGCGCTCGAGATCCTGCTGTTCCTGTCGGGCCTGACGATGTTCCTGGGCGTGGTCGGCGCGATGTGCCAGTGGGAGATGCGCCGCCTGCTGTCGTGGCACATCATCAGCCAGGTCGGCTACATGATCATGGGAATCGGCATGGCAGTCACCGGACGCGTCGCCGAGCTGGCGCTGGCCGGCACGATCCTGCACGTCGTGCACAACATGCTGGTGAAGTCCTCGCTCTTCCTGGTGGGCGGAATTCTCGAGCGCATTGCCGGATCGCAGCGGCTGCTCAAGCTCGGCGGGCTCCTCGACGCCGCGCCGTGGGCCGCCGCCACCTTCCTGCTGGCCGCGCTCTCGCTGGCGGGAATCCCCCCGTTCTCGGGCTTCCTCAGCAAGGTCGTCCTGCTGCAGGCCGGCGTCGCCGGCAATCACTGGGTGGTCGTTTCCGTCTCGGTCCTCACGAGCTTCCTGACCCTGTACTCGATGGCGAAGATCTGGACCTGGGCGTTCTGGCGAGGCGATCCTGGCGAGCTGCCGCGGTCGCGTGCGCCGTGGCCGATGCTGCCGCCCGTCCTGGCCCTGGTGCTGCTTTCGGTCGCAATCGGCGTGGGCGCGACGCCAGCATTGCGATTCGCCGGCGGCGCAGCGCGCGACCTCCTCGATTCGACGGCGTACGTCAACGCAGTGTTTCCGGACCGGCACCCGGTGCTGGCGGCCGTCGAGGAAGCGCCGTGA
- a CDS encoding monovalent cation/H+ antiporter complex subunit F, translated as MSQWLKLLLEGCMVLHFAAMAMCIYRLVAGPLAADRAIALDTLTIVFIGIVSILCIAWQSTLYFDAIWILTLVGFLGSAAIALYLDRGRIF; from the coding sequence ATGAGCCAGTGGCTGAAGCTTCTGCTCGAAGGATGCATGGTGCTGCACTTTGCGGCCATGGCTATGTGCATCTACCGCCTTGTCGCCGGCCCTCTCGCCGCCGATCGTGCCATCGCGCTGGACACGCTGACGATCGTCTTCATCGGCATCGTCTCCATCCTGTGCATCGCCTGGCAATCGACGCTGTACTTCGACGCGATCTGGATCCTGACGCTGGTCGGCTTTCTCGGATCGGCCGCCATCGCCCTGTACCTGGACCGCGGGAGGATCTTCTGA